In Besnoitia besnoiti strain Bb-Ger1 chromosome I, whole genome shotgun sequence, the genomic window GGATCCTCTAGACCGTCAACCATTACCGGTTGAGCAAAGCCTTGTCATGCGGCGCCACGTGGATCCAGCCCCCGGATCTTACGGACTACGGCACACGCAGTAGGAAGAGGGATACGAGGCCCGCTGGGAACAGTGCTTCAAGCAGAGAACACGTTGTGCGATATTTACTGCGTCAGTTCCGGCGACTTGCGAGGTCCTACTTCGTTCATCGTTCGTTGTCGGAGCTGACTGTTTCGAGGCATTGCGTGCGAACGTGCGGAGAGAGCAGTGGTAGACACCAGTTCACGTCTTAGCAGGACCGCCACCACAGAAGGTCGCTTTGATAATCTTGCGGTCGACGGCTGCAAAGACGTCTGTACGGCTGACTTTCAGTAAAGTATTGTCATACAGCAGTTCAGCGCCGGACTCGTCGACCAGGCAGCCACCCACGCTGCGCAGGATAGCGTCACTTCCGCAAAGCGCCCTGCGTACACCAGCGTGCAGATGCAGACAGAACGAGGCAGCGACAACAGTCTCTGGCACTTCTGTTAGTGGGGTGCATCGCTTGCGTGCGGAGGTTTCATCTCTATGTCATATGGCTACTTCTTTCCGTGGAGGCTACCTCCCCTGCATTTCTATCACCCGATCAACATATCATCGAGAGGCAGATATTTTCTCAAGCAGATCCATGATCCATGACATAGTGACAGCTCCACACCGCGTGCCTAGCAATCCCGGATTACGCATTGTTCCTATGCCTCACCAAAGTCTTGCAGCGTTGAACTCAACCGCAATGTCACCTTCGCCTCTgactgcagcagcacgaAACCCCGCATGCAGAGATACGGCAGATGGAAAGCTACTCGGGCACATGGTTGAAATCCGGCAGTCGTTGGCGGGGCCACGGTTTCCAAGCAGCGAACTTGCAGTCAATGCCACACTGGCTTGGAACTGCTGTCGAGTGGTCTATGTCACATGTACAGGACTTCAGAGAGCTCCGAGGGCTCTGAGATCATGATGAACGAAGAAATCTATGCAGGTGCGAGGGTCTGCCAGCAACAGTAGACAACGTCATTCTGGACTTAGAACGTGCTTATGCGTGTATGGAGGTGAGAGGTTCCTACCTAAACGAGCAACTTTAAGCGGCATCCCCGCAGCGATCTCGAGAGCACTCCCGTTGCCAAGATCTCTCAATAATGGCTTGATCCGACCAATTCCGCCCTTGCCGGAGCAAAGAATTATAGGACGTTCACGGGTGTGTTTTTCCTCTGGTTGGAGGAAACATTCATTAGCGTCAAGGTATCGCAGAGAAATAGGGACATGCCCAGTGGGAATGACGCAACGACTCTGTGTCAGAATTTTGCCGAAACTGGAGGGCCTCGttggcggcgagcgcccagactgcgacggcgaggaagtcTCGCTGGTAtttcgcctgcgcgtggaCGTCTGCGGAAGTGGGTGAGGGTTGAGGCTGTTTCCAGTTGACCTTGCTCTACTAGGGGGCGCAGTACTCCGTCGATCCCCGGCAAGAAACTGCAAGGCTTTTGCAGCTACGCTATCTTTGCTGTCGGTTCGCTGTTGGCTACCCCACTCGCCACCGGAAATGTTGAGCCGCATACTCGAGGaatcgcgcctgcgctcaaCGGATTGGCGCCTGTCTTTGGTCTGCCTAGGTGGCCTTGCAGGGACTTCGATTCGCGACACAGTCGGATCTTTCCAAAATGCAGGAGAAAGGACGCCGTACTCCGTGAAACTTACCATACACAGAGGCTCTGAAAAAGGAAAATATGCGATGCCTGCCACTGGTTTCCCACGGTAGGCGATGCCTACCGAGACAGCCACTGAAGACATATCATTAGCGTCGCTGGTGGAGAATGAATGGTGGCCATTCTCAAGGTGGAGGGAGACAGTACATTCGTCGACGTGGACCACGTCACCGACAATCAAATCCAAGCCATTTAGGCGGGATGGGCTGCATTCTACACATACCCCCCCTGAcgctggaggacgcgccaACTCAAGTAGAAAGGAGCATGCGACTCGAGGCCGTTCAGAAGTAAAGTAGATGGGAGGGGAATTCGAGGGGGAAAGGTGGAAAGTAGTGTCAATCCACCCCTTTGTGGAGGCGACGTCGCAGAGAAGCGCTGAACCGTGCCCCACGGTTACCACATCACTATCCGAAACCTTGCATTTGACTGCGAGAATGATATAATAATTGTCTCGGACATCAGGAAGCTCGATGTCGAGCTCCTCATTCAACTTCATAAATCCGCCATCTCCACAAATGGCCACTGGTTGCATTTTTGCCTCTCCCATCACGCGGACAGGCGGACCTCGTCCGCAGTCATATCCCTGGGTCGCCGATATTTCGATCCATGGTTCTTGTCCTCCCTGAATGACTGACTGAATCTTCAGTTCCTCAACATAGGTGATGCGACACTTTAGCCGTGCAGCCCCGTAAACAGGGTTACCGAAAAGCCGGCTAGAGAAGACATCCATGAGCTTCCTGAAAACCTGGTTCTTCTGGGGAAACCCGTCAGACGCACTCTGAATCCGCAGGTCGGGCCACCAGTATTTCAGCTGGCGGCGCATGTGGTGGTCGACCAAGAGGTCTGTGAGAATGTACGCAGGAATCTTGGATCTATCTTTTCTTGACATGTCCGCGGCGTCAGCCTCGGAGGCGGCAtcgtcgtctccgtcgccggcgacCAAGTCGGCACTGGACATTCTACGAGCCTGACCCATTTGAGACTCCGTACTGCCTGTCTCGCAGAGGGGGGGCACCTCGAGGTGTACCACGCCCTGCAGGGCCATCCGCCTGTCCGTTGCGATGACATTATAGACCTCCCTGACGATATCCGCTGACTTCTCAGCCAGGTCCAGACAGACGGACACAAGGTTTGTCAACCTAATGTGTCGGTTGGAAGTGGGCTGCGCAGCCCTGTCCTGTAGCCATTGGTGGACGAGGAAAACGTTTTGGAAGAGACGCGTCTGAAACTGATGGGACTGTCTGAAAGCCAGGTAAGAAGCTACGCTCAGCGCGCATTCACTCTGTAGGCCCTTAAAAACCATATCTATTGCACTTCCGGGTTTTAGAGTGAGCTTGATGAACTCGCCAATAGTCATCTCTCTCCTGCAACACAGCTGTGGCATTTGCTTCCGTTCGCTTTCAACGAACAACTTCTCCACAAGTGCCGCagtcttctccgcttctccaTGACTCATCCGCCTACTACCGAAGGGCCTAACGGAACCTGAGTTTGTCCGCTGAGGGACATATCCCGGACACGAACCGTCATTGACAAGCCGCGCTTGAACAGCAGCCACGGCACAGGTGTTTCGGTTTTCGTGCCCCCCTTCCCTGCTACCAACAGCAGAGTGACCTTTACCACACTGTAGGTCTTGGAGGTCGTCGAAAGTGGAAAGCACAAGAGGCTCAATCGAAGAATACCCAGGAATGGGACGCTTGACTGCCTTTGCGAGACCCCGGAACACAAAGTAACACATTAAAAGGAATTGAGCCTCTGTTAGCCTGCCCTCTCCCTTGACGtcgaaaagagaaaagatCAGCACCAATTTCGTAAGCCTTTGCAGGTTCCCCAGAACAACAGTCACCACCAGAATCTCGAGTAATGGATATATTGCGCTCCCCGCCGcttctgccgtcgcctcggtTGTTGTCTGCCTGTGGATCTCTGTTCGCTTCCTTGATGCAGTCAAAGCAGCGCTGGGCGTGGGCGTACTGCGGATACTGAAAAGCTGCCCAATTTGCTCGGCCTCGCTTTTGCTGAGGCCCgtgacgcgctgcagccttgCGAGGTCTGCAAGGAATGCATGAGGCGTTCCGGCGGGCGTCGTGTGAGCCTGGTCACTAGCGATAAGTGAAGCCCATGCGTTGCAAATACGGTCGTAGTCCCATCCTCCCAGGATGCTGAGAACACTTGCGGGAATATCTGTGCGACAGAAGGAGACATTTGCTGTAGAGAATGCCTGTCCCATCGTCGTGATAAGCAGTGAAACGATTGTCACCCCTGAAATCCTGTAAAGAAACTAGTGTGCTCATGTCATAGAGGGATTGTATTGAGGCAGATCAACGCCCATCACCGCTGGAACACTCCAGTCTTAATTGCCCTTTTCCGCCTGAGGTCTCTCTATTTCAGAAACGAAATGAACAAAATCGGTTTTGGTCCAGCTACGGGTCACCGCTTTCAAACTATACTTAATGGTTGTCAGTGCCTTGTATGAAGGTGGAGACAGCGTGAAAGCTTTCTGGTTGCCTGGGCGGTGCTTGGCATACAGAGTGCTCCATCGTATACAACTCTGGGACAACAACTCGTCAACAGGGCACGCCAACATATCTCATGCCGTACTGCACGCATGAACGTTCAACACCACAGCCTTCCTCCTTTCATCCGGATAACGCTGATCGCTTTCATGCGCAACAAGAAATGCGTTGGTCTGCTCAGCAGCGGGGAGCTGCACGACCTGGCTGGTTGATGGGATACGTCTACGGAACTTTGCAGCGTGAGGATAAGCTCCATACAAGCCCCGCATGCTGGGAGTGGGGTCGGCTTTGACTTCGCTGGCGGGTCACCCTCAGTCAAAGCGACCATTCAATACCAAGTTCCCACGGTGACTGGGGATTTCCATGCCAGTCGTGAATGCAACTGTGGGGCAGCGCAACCCAGAATCCACAGGACTTCTGTTTTGACTTTGCCGGTACAAGTCTCCGTCTCCTAATTTTATTGTGAACAACTCCAAAACAGAACCACCTGTAATTTATGACAGCATAGCTTCGCACATGAAAGAGACACGTAGACATATTAGAGTGTTCCCCTCTCTTCACTTGCCAGCTTTCCTAACACATAATACCCGAACGGAGTCGTAGAGGGCTCCGCTTTGCCCACTCGGCTGAAACCACAAATCCGCCCTACTGATATTTCTCTGCGGTAAAAACCGTGTGGGCACGTACGGATATGGAAAAATTCTCCTGAGAATCTGACATGCAGCTGGTACCGGAGTTGCGTAGCGAGAGTAGATTTCACATCATCGCAGCagtaggaattgcaatcatcATAGTCacagcagagaaataagctcgGGTATGTACGTCCAGATAGAATGTCATCGTGCCAGTAGCCGTACATCAAAGCGTAGGAATGCTGTGGAGACAGATCAGGGGGCGGGGCAATGCTCAAGAACGCCGGGAGAGTCTTTTATGGGGGCGTGACGACTGCAATTGCACATGCATCCTTGCCGTTCCAGCGTGCTCAACATGCGCCAAACTGCTCAGatccgcggctgcctgccGAACAGGAGAATATTCTCTCCCTGACAATCATATGGTCAGATACTTGGGGGACGGCTACTTATGGTTGAGCCAAATAGGATGGCGAGCCTCAACAGAGAGAATCAGCGGGACAAACAAGCAAACAAAACGTGGAGGCAACGCATCTTCTCCAGTGCGATTAACACTCTGAGTTTAGACAACGCGACTATAGCACACTTGTACGACTTCCTCATCTGCATGACTAATATTCCCATTTGCAGCATAAGAAACTCTAAGCGGAGCCTATAAAGATATTGTGCCACAGTCATCCTTATTGAGGATTGAGGTCCATTCCTTAAAGGGTCGCACTTATAAAGTCTGAATCGCAGTGCTCACGAACGAGCACACATTTCTGCATCTGAATCCAGCAGCCAGCATAAACGCAAACTGCGACAATGTTGGTATTATACGGAGTTTTTTCTCGTATCGCGCCACGGTTTCGTCAACACAGAGGACATGTGGTTTTCTCTAATGAAGATCTGCCTTAAACTTGCGGTTCTGTCTACTAGAATCCCGTCGACCGGCCATGATGCTGACGAGAGCATTTTCCGGAATCCATTTTCCTCAATTTATGGGCCATACGGTACAACTGCACCGTGTGTAAGTATCAGGGTGAACCCGGTTGAACCACTGCTGCTTATTGTTTCTTGGAAGACGCAGGGCAAGCTACTAACATACACTTGCTGGTACCAGGTGACATAATGGCATGTGGCGATAGTAACTACCGCTTTCATGCGCTTGTTCTTCGCGAGAGAGCCATCTTGACTAGTGCTAGTTACTCAGCATATGAGACAGACCTCTTCGAGAGACTGATGACCGGGAACGGATGAAATGGACCATGCAGTCGGCATGCCACCGTCGGTCAGTTGCGCTCCTCGTCAGGACGTGTGGAGTGTTGCATAGCGGTGCCTGTCAGACACTACCCGGTGACTGCGCTAGCACATCCTCTATCGGGTGTGACGCCAATCGATGGGGAATGCCGATGTTTGCTGCCCTCGCCATGAACACCGCTGGCACCACAACGCCGCAGACAGCTCTCTGCTGGGGAAACTGGCACATGCTGGAGCCTGTGAAGCCCTCTCCTGTTTTGCCGAAATACACGCTGTACGACAGGAACTGGCAGGCCTTGCCTTTAGTGAAACCGATCATCAGACCGGGGGATGCCGCTCGCCTGATGGAGACTGTCATTCATCAGGCACACCGCTAGCTTGCGTGCGGCAggagcgcgcgacgcggcacTGTGCGACGGAATTGAATGCGCACGAGTTCTGGGCGAAGGGTTCCGGGTCCGGCTCTCGAGAGCTGAGTTCCGGATGAAAATGATAACTAAAAACTGCGAGTGACTAGGAAACACATGCTGAGGGCGGGGGCCGGCAGACCTCGCACCGCAGTTGAGGAAACGGCTCACCACACCACAATCATGCATGCGCGACGACTTACACACGTTCCTGGCTGCACACGAGGTAAGCGAGCGAAAACATCTCGCGGAACCATTTGCCACTTACAGCATTTCTGGTAAGAGCAACTAGTGTCTTCTGGCGTGCATCTTCCCCAGATATGTCCTATACTGCACCGAGACCCGGTCGCATGTTTTTTGAGCCTCTTGCGACGCGTGCGACAGTCATCACTGCTCTTGTTATCGACGTGGGCTCGTACTGTTCGTTGCGCTCGCGGTTGTGTTTTGTCATTACAGCTTTGACTCGTTTGGAGTACAACTGCTGCATCAATCAGATTTTCTGTCTCCGTTCAGTGTTTGATTCGTGTTTTCCGTCCGCAGTTGTACGAGAGACGTGTCTTGCACATGCGCCTTCCGGCCCGTAAGTCGCGTCGGCAGCAGAGTAGGGCTCATATTTACGCCGCGAAAACACGAACACACTCAGGAGTGTGATCTGTAATTACTTGCTCCCGCGAGCTCGTTCAAGCGACACCGAACGGCGCATCGCCTGCTGGCGCCCTTCTCTGTCCCTGTCAGTGGCTCTGATGCCCAGGAATAAACAACCACTGCGGCACTGCACAGCTCCTCGAGGGCCACTTGTATGAGGCCACACGCCTCGAGCTCTCTTTGTTCTCATGGAGTCGTTTCTGCTGtagcctcctcgcccttgcGTCGTGGCTACGCCAGGCTGCGCGTTTCTGTCTCGGCTCGCCCCTGCGTTCTCCAGCTATTGATGTCACCCCCTCCAGCTCTgcgtccttcttcctctcgagCCCGCGGGAGCCTCGACCAAGATGGCGTCACCGTCTCCTTCCCTCGTCTCTCCAAGCTTCCGCTCGAGCTGTCCCGCCTCCGACGCTGTTGACGACGgctccggcgccttcgcgggaCCTGCGAACGAGCCGCCGCCACTCTGCTCTGTGGTCGTCGGCAAACATCTCCAGCCTCCACgtgccgcggacgcgacgccgccctccccAGATGGAGCGGCCAAAACCAGTCGATGCGACAAACCTTGGCTGAAGTGGCCTGCGACTCTCGAGGACGTCAGACAGAGCGAGGCCCACAGAGAGCTTCGCGCCTACCTCACGAGCTTCAAAACCGTGGCGGAGCGGACGCGCCAAGTCAGGCCCTCCCACGCGCCTTTCGCTGCCCTTGCTCTGCGTCGGCTTTGCGTCGCTGGgtccgcgagctgctggcCTGCTCGAGGAGGCCAGCCGCTCCGGGCCCAGCACTCGTGTGTGACGAAGCCTTCCTGACTCTAGCGATCTGCCTCTGGCTTCGCGTCTCCAGTGGTCCTGCGCTTTCCTGTCGTGTCACGGCTGCCCTTCTCTGTAGACATCCTATTCAGAGTGTGCCGTAGCCAGTCCCGGTCCATGGACGCAttttcgctttttcctgCTTCGTTCGGTGTCAAGGCGAGAGGGCGGGGGAGGGTGCGTAGAGGGCACCGTTGAACTAGCGCCTTGCATGTTCCCCCTTGCTCGAGTGTGGATTGCTACTGCGGTGGTAGATCGCCAAGGAAGTCCGTGTGTGTTTGCCGTCTGCCATGTTCGCTTCTTTCCAGGTTCGAGACGCAGTTGTCAAGGCGCACCGTGCCGCGCTAGCGTCGAGCAAAGAACAAACCAGCGAGAAAAACGTGGCCGCGTTCTTCCAAGGAGGGCGAACTGATGACTGGGCCTTGTACTCCTGTACGTTTAGCCCGCCGCCATACTGAAACTCGCATCGAATGTCTATCTCCTGGTAGAGGAAGGCACAGCTATGTCTGCCCCAGCGTCGCTCGAGGGCTTCGAAGTTACAGATCACAATTTGCTTGGCTCTCTCGCTCAGATCACGCGGTGCGACTGTGTGAAATTCGacgggcgtctgcgcagcaaAGTGTAGGATTCGAGATGGGGAAAATAGGGAATCGAAAGACATGCAACCTGCCGAAAGGCAGCAAGGTAGACGGGGAGTGAGATCCTTTGTGAGGCGCAAGTGAGAAGCGGAAGTGGTCTGCCGGATTCAGCTGGACAcgcggagcgcgaagagATGCTGCGGGCGCTGTTCAGTTGTTTCGCAGACGCCTTAGTAGTTCTCTCCTGACGCTGTGTGACTTGAATGTTTCAGCGGACTGCGATAAGAACGTGTTTCGCCAGGAACAGTTTTTTCGCTACATCTTCGGAGTGAACGAGCCAGACCTGTTTGGCCTTTTGGACTTCTCGCATGAGGAAGCAGTTCTCTTTGTGCCCTGGACGTCGCCGGACTACCAAAGGTACTGCGGAGGGGGCGCCAGCCCGTCGGCGGGCCTACCTCCCCAGACAGAACCCTGCGGTCTTGCATCGAGCGAGCGCGTTGCGAGCATGTTGTGCAAGGAGCCCGCAGCGCGACCAAGCGCGGGTCGGCAGAAAGGGTCAGCCACTGGCTTATCGCACGCCAGCAGGAGATCGCGACCCCGGCCCCGGGCGAGCTGTCTGCAGCGTTCATATGAGTTTTCACTGCGTGGCGTTGCACGTATGTGACTCGACGCATGCGCTTCCGCAGGTTCATGGGGCCTCCGCGGGGAGCCAAGTGGTACGAGGAGGTCTACGGGCTTGACGCAGTGGTCGTGTACACAGAAGGCCTCGAGGAAATCaaggaggagctgcaggtAGGAGGGACGAATCACGGGCTGAAAGCTACATGTTCCGGGTAGGCACGTGAATTTAGCTTCCGTGTCGCTGTCTAGCGGCTTCCAGGAGGGCTCGCCTGTCCGTCGCTGAATCCACGGGCACACACGCACTCCCAGGCTGCGCCTGTGACAGCTACCTCGCGTGCAAGCCCCTCCTCCGTTCTCTAAGGgtcgccgtctctgcctgcCGAATACGCCTATCTACCCTTAGCTGTCAATCAATCTAGCTCTCTTCCTGTCTCTTTGTGCGGCGGTGTCCATTCCGCTGCATTCGTGCCTTGTTCACTGACCTCCGTTTCTTTTGATACTCATTTTCGAGTTTTGGCTACCGCACACATTCGTTTGGTTCTTGCCTTTTTCTTGCTGATACATATGCGACGATGCTTCCATGGtcccggcgcggcgcgggtcgTGCGGGGGTCGTGTGCTCCTCTTCGGTCGCCAGCTCCCAGCGTCCCGACGCCCCAGCCCTCGGCTCGAATAAACTGACAGCGCAGATAATTGCCGGAACAGCAGGCTGCTTGGGGTTCGTGCGACGGAtcctgcgcctcgcaagATGTGGCGCGCTCTGCATGCCTTCTGATTGCGCTGCGGTGTGAGTGGGGAGTGCGTCTCCTCAGAAGAGAAACATCGACCGCCTCCTGGTTCTGCGCGGGCAAaacagcgacagcgacaggCTCGTGgacccgccgcctgcggcgcggacgctggGCGTCTCCTCGGTGGACGACTCGACCTTCCTCTACGACCTGCTCGTGGAGTGCCGCGTGCACAAGGTACGCCCTGCAGGACGTATGCGCCCTCGTGCCCAGGCACAACGTGAATGAAAGGGCCTTCTACGGAAAAGGCGGGCGGTAGATTTCTTGTGTGCCATGGAGCGCTCCGCGCGTCCGGTCCATTCGAgcgcgggagcgccgccgactgcctgcgccccccccctccccaccGCCCCCGCaccgcgcggtcgcctcccCCGGTTGACCTGTCGTCAGCGTGAGTCTTTGCGAATTGGCTTTTGTTTTGGCTTACACCCCTGCTCAGACGCAACTGGAGCGCGACTTCCTTCGCGCTGCctgtctcgcctcttccCAAGGTCACGCCTTCGTCATGCGGAATACCTATCCCGGCATGATAGAGGGACAGGCCGAGGCTCTCTTCAAGGCGTTTGTTCActacgccggcggcgccagacACGTGGCGTACGACTGCATCTGCTGGTAGGCCGCGGTGTCTGATAGGAAACCGGCAAGAAAACTGTAACCGAAACATGGCTCAATCTAGTCTCCACTCACGTTGCCGAGTGCAATCCCTGCAAGAAATATTCGCGTAGATGCACGgctgtaaatatatatatatatatatataccagATATGTTAAGTAGACGGAGAGCTAGCGGACCTGTTGCCATGGTCTGAGGCTCCAGGCTCCACACAACTCCGTCAGAACGTGAGTTCCCATCCTGCAGCGTGCATACGGTTCCGCGCAGTACTCGAGGCCGGCAAGCAGTGAACGGAAAAGACACTAGTCGAGGCAACGTCAGAACGCCATCAGAAAGCTATGTCGAGGATGTTCTCCAGACATGATCTGGCTGTGGTTCGCTTGTCCTACGAcgcgtgtctctgtcgccAGCGCAGGGCCTCACGGCGCGATCCTCCACTACGGACACGCTGGGCGCCCTAACGACGGCGTTATCCGGTCGGGCGACATGCTCCTGTTCGACATGGTGCGTAAGCGTCGTGCTGCGTTGCGCGGGGACTCGAAGACATCTAGGCCCGCTGGTCACCCCTCCCAGCGACTCCGCAGTGCGCTTTAGGGAATGGAGTaggcgctggagaggcaCAGGTGTTCGTGTGCGCCAGCTGGGCTGAGTGCGTCCGGGTGCGCAACGGGCGACGTCttgcagcaggcggagaccCTAGCTTGAGCTGCGCActccacgcgcgaggcgccgcagcccctgGCGTCTTCTAAAGCCCCGCGCTGTGGCTCTGCTTTCGTTTTGGGTTCCTATGTGGGCTGCAGGGGGGCGAGTACGCAGGGTACTCCACGGACATTAC contains:
- a CDS encoding hypothetical protein (encoded by transcript BESB_008410); translation: MGQAFSTANVSFCRTDIPASVLSILGGWDYDRICNAWASLIASDQAHTTPAGTPHAFLADLARLQRVTGLSKSEAEQIGQLFSIRSTPTPSAALTASRKRTEIHRQTTTEATAEAAGSAIYPLLEILVVTVVLGNLQRLTKLVLIFSLFDVKGEGRLTEAQFLLMCYFVFRGLAKAVKRPIPGYSSIEPLVLSTFDDLQDLQCGKGHSAVGSREGGHENRNTCAVAAVQARLVNDGSCPGYVPQRTNSGSVRPFGSRRMSHGEAEKTAALVEKLFVESERKQMPQLCCRREMTIGEFIKLTLKPGSAIDMVFKGLQSECALSVASYLAFRQSHQFQTRLFQNVFLVHQWLQDRAAQPTSNRHIRLTNLVSVCLDLAEKSADIVREVYNVIATDRRMALQGVVHLEVPPLCETGSTESQMGQARRMSSADLVAGDGDDDAASEADAADMSRKDRSKIPAYILTDLLVDHHMRRQLKYWWPDLRIQSASDGFPQKNQVFRKLMDVFSSRLFGNPVYGAARLKCRITYVEELKIQSVIQGGQEPWIEISATQGYDCGRGPPVRVMGEAKMQPVAICGDGGFMKLNEELDIELPDVRDNYYIILAVKCKVSDSDVVTVGHGSALLCDVASTKGWIDTTFHLSPSNSPPIYFTSERPRVACSFLLELARPPASGGVCVECSPSRLNGLDLIVGDVVHVDECTVSLHLENGHHSFSTSDANDMSSVAVSVGIAYRGKPVAGIAYFPFSEPLCMVSFTEYGVLSPAFWKDPTVSRIEVPARPPRQTKDRRQSVERRRDSSSMRLNISGGEWGSQQRTDSKDSVAAKALQFLAGDRRSTAPPSRARSTGNSLNPHPLPQTSTRRRNTSETSSPSQSGRSPPTRPSSFGKILTQSRCVIPTGHVPISLRYLDANECFLQPEEKHTRERPIILCSGKGGIGRIKPLLRDLGNGSALEIAAGMPLKVARLVRGEGDIAVEFNAARLWALCGSDAILRSVGGCLVDESGAELLYDNTLLKVSRTDVFAAVDRKIIKATFCGGGPAKT
- a CDS encoding putative peptidase D (encoded by transcript BESB_008420), which encodes MASPSPSLVSPSFRSSCPASDAVDDGSGAFAGPANEPPPLCSVVVGKHLQPPRAADATPPSPDGAAKTSRCDKPWLKWPATLEDVRQSEAHRELRAYLTSFKTVAERTRQVRDAVVKAHRAALASSKEQTSEKNVAAFFQGGRTDDWALYSSDCDKNVFRQEQFFRYIFGVNEPDLFGLLDFSHEEAVLFVPWTSPDYQRFMGPPRGAKWYEEVYGLDAVVVYTEGLEEIKEELQKRNIDRLLVLRGQNSDSDRLVDPPPAARTLGVSSVDDSTFLYDLLVECRVHKTQLERDFLRAACLASSQGHAFVMRNTYPGMIEGQAEALFKAFVHYAGGARHVAYDCICCAGPHGAILHYGHAGRPNDGVIRSGDMLLFDMGGEYAGYSTDITLSFPVSGVATPEQRVMYEAAHGAQAAVEAAMKPGVLWTDMHRLAEEKILERLIRAGLLTGPLEACVATHLGSVFMPHGLGHLLGLDTHDVGGFTAEFPRRAEPGLCYLRTTRKLEENMVITVEPGCYFVRFLIEKALSDSTQSRLINRDALEPYMDLGGVRLEDVVLVTSDGIENLTVVPRRLEDVEELLALRTNLTKKTES